A single region of the Neisseriaceae bacterium genome encodes:
- the def gene encoding peptide deformylase — MAILNVLKYPDENLHIVAQPVESVNGEIKTLISDMFETMYSLNGVGLAATQVDFHVRVVVIDVSEEKNHPQVFINPEIIASEGEIESEEGCLSVPGVYEKVVRAAKVKVSALDENGQIVNLEADGLLAKCIQHEIDHLNGKVFVEYLSRLKLNRIKSKLLKQFKKDFA, encoded by the coding sequence ATGGCAATTTTGAATGTATTAAAATATCCAGATGAGAATTTACACATTGTGGCTCAGCCAGTTGAAAGTGTTAATGGGGAAATTAAGACACTTATTTCTGATATGTTTGAAACCATGTATTCATTAAATGGAGTAGGGTTAGCTGCAACACAAGTTGATTTTCATGTGAGAGTGGTAGTTATCGATGTATCTGAAGAGAAAAATCATCCTCAAGTATTTATTAACCCCGAGATTATTGCATCAGAGGGAGAGATAGAAAGTGAAGAAGGTTGTTTATCAGTGCCGGGGGTGTATGAGAAAGTGGTGAGAGCAGCAAAAGTAAAAGTTAGTGCTTTGGATGAAAATGGGCAGATTGTAAATCTTGAGGCTGATGGATTGCTGGCTAAGTGTATTCAGCATGAAATTGATCATCTTAATGGAAAGGTTTTTGTTGAGTATTTATCTCGGTTAAAACTAAATAGAATTAAATCCAAATTATTAAAGCAGTTTAAGAAAGATTTTGCTTAA
- a CDS encoding methionyl-tRNA formyltransferase encodes MRIIFAGTPEFASHTLQKLIEYGVDVVAVVTQPDKPKGRGLKLAASPVKEVAQKYNIKVLQPNSLRNEDIVQQLRTYKADLMIVVAYGLIIPATILDVPRYGCINIHASILPRWRGAAPIQRAIEVGDKKTGISIMRMDVGLDTGSILKIQEILISDRETTSSLHDKLKQIGAELCLDVLRELPNLVAYPQHEEGVTYAHKIHKNEAIINWHDSAIVIDRKIRAFNPFPIARTKINDQEIKIWQAKIVSSKCQCTPGSVVSVSNLGVEVATSEGSLLIEQIQKPGSHKMAVKDFILGFPIKVGTVLG; translated from the coding sequence ATGAGAATTATTTTTGCAGGAACGCCTGAGTTTGCGTCACATACTTTGCAAAAATTAATAGAGTATGGGGTTGATGTGGTTGCAGTTGTGACTCAACCTGATAAGCCTAAAGGAAGAGGGTTAAAGTTGGCAGCAAGTCCAGTTAAAGAAGTTGCTCAAAAATATAACATTAAAGTGTTACAGCCGAATTCTCTAAGAAATGAAGATATAGTTCAACAATTGAGAACCTATAAAGCCGATCTGATGATAGTAGTTGCTTACGGGCTCATTATCCCAGCGACTATTCTGGATGTGCCACGATATGGTTGTATTAATATTCATGCATCAATTTTACCTCGTTGGAGAGGTGCTGCACCCATTCAGAGAGCGATTGAAGTAGGAGATAAAAAAACAGGTATTTCAATTATGCGAATGGATGTCGGATTGGATACTGGCTCTATACTAAAAATACAAGAAATTTTGATTAGTGATCGAGAAACAACTAGCAGTTTGCATGATAAATTAAAGCAGATTGGTGCTGAACTGTGTCTTGATGTGTTAAGAGAGTTGCCTAATTTGGTGGCTTACCCACAGCACGAAGAGGGGGTAACTTATGCGCATAAAATTCACAAGAATGAGGCAATAATTAACTGGCATGATTCTGCTATAGTCATTGATCGAAAGATTCGTGCTTTTAACCCATTCCCGATTGCAAGAACCAAAATTAATGATCAAGAAATTAAAATATGGCAAGCAAAGATAGTTTCCAGTAAGTGCCAGTGTACCCCAGGTAGTGTTGTATCAGTGTCTAATCTAGGAGTAGAAGTAGCTACTTCAGAGGGTTCGTTACTAATTGAGCAAATACAAAAACCGGGTTCTCATAAGATGGCAGTTAAGGATTTTATTTTAGGATTCCCTATAAAAGTGGGTACTGTTCTTGGATAG
- the rsmB gene encoding 16S rRNA (cytosine(967)-C(5))-methyltransferase RsmB, producing the protein MPYKSGYCSWIGVFLNQNKIQTYAVKILKQVLLERRNLTDVFACVFFENSLKEIPVIKDISYGVLRYYKLLDYWVNCYLKTTLKEIEIYLLLLVALYQLNYTRAAEYAVVNEAVNLAAKKYQGKYKKLVNAVLRNHLRGRPNNLLIPNDNIEALYNLPHWWVNKIINDYPGQSIDIFSAYQTHPPLTLRVNARKIETSDYLNILREESIEAVQWDQFAICLIKPIPVTKIPYFFDGYVSVQDWGAQQAVPLLEVTDDAYVLDACAAPGGKTGHLLEYANCELLALDISLERLKKVEDNLKRLNLSAQLKCADAGKLETWWDGRYFDYILADIPCTASGVVKRNPDIKWLRQLADANNMAKSHEKLIDNLWKCLRSQGKMLIATCSIFREENQDQILKFLSRNPDASLMQQLQILPNKDKDGFYYALVKKD; encoded by the coding sequence ATTCCCTATAAAAGTGGGTACTGTTCTTGGATAGGAGTATTTTTGAACCAAAATAAAATTCAGACATATGCGGTTAAGATTCTTAAGCAAGTACTGTTAGAGAGGCGTAACTTAACTGATGTATTTGCATGTGTTTTTTTTGAAAATTCATTAAAAGAGATCCCTGTTATTAAAGATATTAGTTATGGAGTGCTAAGATATTATAAATTGTTGGATTATTGGGTAAATTGTTATTTAAAAACAACATTAAAAGAAATTGAAATTTATTTGTTACTATTGGTTGCTTTGTATCAATTAAACTATACGAGAGCCGCAGAGTATGCTGTAGTCAATGAAGCAGTTAATTTAGCTGCTAAGAAGTATCAGGGTAAATATAAGAAGTTAGTTAATGCTGTTTTAAGAAATCACCTAAGAGGTAGACCTAATAATTTATTGATTCCAAATGATAATATTGAGGCTCTCTATAATTTACCCCACTGGTGGGTAAATAAAATTATTAATGACTATCCCGGGCAATCAATAGACATATTTTCAGCGTATCAAACACATCCGCCTCTGACATTAAGAGTGAATGCAAGGAAAATAGAGACATCAGATTATTTGAATATTTTAAGGGAAGAATCCATTGAAGCAGTACAGTGGGATCAATTTGCCATATGTCTTATCAAGCCAATACCTGTTACTAAAATTCCTTATTTTTTTGATGGTTATGTTTCTGTGCAAGATTGGGGTGCACAGCAAGCAGTTCCTTTATTAGAAGTTACAGATGACGCTTATGTGTTGGATGCTTGTGCCGCACCTGGTGGGAAAACAGGGCATTTATTAGAGTATGCTAATTGTGAATTATTGGCATTGGATATTAGTCTTGAGAGACTAAAAAAGGTTGAAGATAACCTAAAAAGATTAAATTTATCTGCTCAGTTAAAATGTGCTGATGCCGGAAAATTAGAAACATGGTGGGATGGACGATATTTTGATTATATCTTAGCAGATATCCCATGTACTGCATCAGGAGTCGTTAAAAGAAATCCTGATATTAAATGGTTGCGACAATTAGCTGATGCTAATAATATGGCAAAATCTCATGAAAAATTGATTGATAATTTGTGGAAGTGTTTGAGAAGTCAAGGTAAAATGTTAATTGCAACTTGCTCAATTTTTCGTGAAGAAAATCAAGATCAGATTTTGAAGTTTTTATCTAGAAACCCTGATGCCAGTTTAATGCAACAGTTGCAAATCTTACCCAATAAGGATAAAGATGGATTTTACTATGCTCTGGTGAAAAAGGACTAG
- a CDS encoding HAMP domain-containing protein: MRLRNILLFLLVLSGITLYMLSVATGVTSKLSEYFWILLGFNVLIIFSLLFVLGKQFWKLKQDVKNRVYGAKLSESMIKRFTLVAVLPGLFLFAVSTQFILHSINSWFGDGTREALDRSLSLSRVALDNFSTRMTSDAQLAGLKIKYGLSMGQSFANIFPSISIDLSKFDQVLVMDRFGSILKIGNNPSKLPWPYFAELDWPMISNNTIYTDTTLIDDKLYSEVFLHIYPNENNEYILFFRKKVPGNIASDVQLIKAANQNYAELTYQKEGLQTIFILTLLVSTLLSIFTALLAAFFFSRKFVEPLIVLSDSTSAISMGDFSKKNLIARDDELGQLCEEFNYMTEQLQLARRNYKNLYRKQQEARKYFESVLLHLTTGVITLDSYGYVKTYNTSVENILKFSLEPYLEEPWQDWPNDDIQISFLKAFIHQLLKQPDGKSLEFQYSVNDSIQVLLGRVAELEGGKGSVLVFDDVTKLVTAQKEAAWGEVARRLAHEIKNPLTPIQLSAERVQFKLASKLDETDAQILKKSTDTIVKQVAALKEMVESFRNYARSVTLNLVQIDLNELVREVLLLYEGVDCTFVANLSNIELIVQVDSTSIRQVLHNILKNALEAAREDEHPEVIIHSERINGEAILIIYNNGKSFSQYMIQHAFEPYVTDKMDGTGLGLAVVKKIIEEHGGRVTLSNRKDSVGAYVKITLSING; encoded by the coding sequence ATGAGATTAAGGAATATATTACTTTTTTTACTGGTTTTGTCAGGTATTACCTTATACATGCTTTCAGTTGCAACAGGGGTTACCAGCAAGCTTTCTGAGTATTTTTGGATTCTCTTAGGGTTTAATGTTTTAATCATTTTTTCTTTATTATTTGTTCTTGGTAAACAATTTTGGAAATTGAAACAAGATGTTAAGAACAGGGTTTATGGTGCCAAATTATCTGAATCTATGATTAAAAGATTTACTTTGGTTGCAGTGCTACCTGGTTTGTTTTTGTTTGCAGTTTCTACTCAGTTTATTTTACACAGTATTAATTCTTGGTTCGGTGATGGAACAAGAGAGGCCTTGGATAGGAGTTTAAGTTTATCTAGGGTGGCTTTGGATAATTTCTCTACACGTATGACTTCAGATGCTCAATTAGCGGGGTTAAAAATTAAGTATGGGCTTTCGATGGGTCAGTCTTTTGCAAACATTTTTCCGAGTATTTCAATTGATCTGAGTAAATTCGATCAGGTGTTAGTCATGGATCGATTTGGAAGTATATTAAAAATTGGGAATAATCCAAGTAAACTGCCTTGGCCTTATTTTGCGGAATTAGATTGGCCGATGATTTCAAATAATACCATTTATACAGATACGACTTTAATAGATGATAAGTTATATTCTGAAGTTTTTTTACACATTTATCCCAATGAAAATAATGAATATATTTTATTTTTTAGAAAGAAAGTACCAGGTAATATTGCTTCTGACGTACAACTTATTAAAGCGGCTAATCAGAACTATGCAGAGTTGACTTACCAGAAAGAAGGCTTACAAACTATTTTTATTTTAACGTTGTTGGTTTCTACTTTGTTATCGATTTTTACGGCTTTATTAGCCGCATTTTTCTTTTCTAGGAAATTTGTTGAACCCTTGATTGTTTTATCGGATTCAACGAGTGCTATTTCGATGGGTGATTTTTCTAAGAAAAATTTAATTGCTAGGGATGACGAATTGGGTCAACTTTGTGAAGAGTTTAATTACATGACTGAACAACTTCAATTGGCAAGAAGGAATTATAAAAATTTATATCGTAAGCAACAAGAGGCACGAAAATATTTTGAAAGTGTATTACTTCACTTAACAACAGGTGTTATTACTTTAGATTCATATGGTTATGTTAAGACTTATAATACTAGTGTAGAAAATATTCTTAAGTTTTCTTTGGAGCCTTATTTAGAGGAACCTTGGCAAGATTGGCCTAATGATGATATACAAATTAGCTTTTTGAAAGCATTTATACATCAGCTACTAAAACAACCAGATGGTAAATCTTTGGAATTTCAATATAGTGTTAACGATAGTATACAAGTGTTGCTTGGTCGAGTTGCAGAATTAGAGGGTGGAAAGGGGTCAGTCCTGGTTTTCGATGATGTGACTAAATTGGTCACAGCTCAAAAAGAAGCAGCATGGGGTGAAGTTGCAAGAAGATTAGCTCATGAGATTAAAAATCCGCTAACGCCCATTCAGTTATCTGCAGAAAGGGTTCAATTTAAATTGGCCTCTAAATTAGATGAGACAGATGCTCAGATATTGAAAAAATCAACTGACACAATTGTGAAACAAGTAGCAGCTTTAAAAGAAATGGTCGAAAGCTTTAGAAATTACGCTAGATCAGTGACATTAAATTTAGTTCAAATTGATTTAAATGAGTTGGTGAGAGAAGTTTTATTATTATATGAAGGGGTAGATTGTACATTTGTTGCAAATTTAAGTAATATAGAGTTAATTGTACAGGTTGATAGTACTTCTATCCGACAAGTACTACATAATATACTGAAGAATGCATTAGAAGCAGCAAGGGAAGATGAGCATCCAGAGGTTATTATACACAGTGAAAGAATTAATGGAGAAGCTATTTTAATTATATATAATAATGGAAAATCTTTTAGCCAGTATATGATTCAGCATGCTTTTGAACCATATGTCACAGATAAAATGGACGGCACAGGGCTAGGGTTAGCTGTTGTAAAAAAAATTATCGAAGAGCATGGTGGAAGGGTCACTTTATCTAATAGAAAAGATAGTGTTGGCGCGTATGTCAAAATAACATTAAGTATTAATGGGTGA
- a CDS encoding response regulator, whose product MRSTDILIVDDEVGIRDLLSEILQDEGYTVTTAENANVARGLREKVRPAMVLLDIWMPDCDGITLLKEWSQNGLLDMPVIMMSGHGSIDTAVEATKIGALNYLEKPIPMQKLLETVRYAIKHSAIQASNVLSLSKLGKSEKIQELVSELKYISKTQNNILLSGEVGSPFEIVARFFQNDNDPWVIPNKSENWLEYKSDWLKTARNGIVYLGDISQYSQKTQSQLLSAIQKRDQFNTRFIGYLCKPLESIYSDAEFDLQFIEELSDSVVTIPPLREQLSDLFFLINNILTQLVESKQVKIVKFNSAALNVLTQYDWPGNIEQLKHVVKNLALNAKEGLVDANQVTSLLEQFKKEYQGDMGFNFDQPLRELREEVERSYFEYHIRQENNNMSRVAQRVGLERTHLYRKLKQLGVNFSKKK is encoded by the coding sequence ATGAGAAGTACAGATATATTGATTGTCGATGACGAAGTGGGTATTCGTGATTTATTATCAGAAATACTACAGGACGAGGGCTACACTGTTACTACGGCAGAAAATGCAAATGTTGCCAGAGGATTGAGAGAAAAAGTGAGACCTGCAATGGTATTACTGGATATTTGGATGCCTGATTGTGATGGGATTACTTTGTTAAAAGAATGGTCTCAAAATGGTTTGTTAGATATGCCTGTGATAATGATGAGTGGACATGGTAGTATCGATACAGCGGTAGAAGCAACGAAAATAGGAGCCCTTAATTATCTTGAAAAACCTATTCCCATGCAAAAATTACTTGAAACAGTCAGGTACGCTATTAAGCACAGTGCTATTCAAGCTTCAAATGTTCTATCTTTGAGTAAGCTTGGTAAAAGTGAGAAGATTCAGGAATTAGTTAGTGAATTAAAATATATATCAAAAACTCAGAATAATATTTTGTTAAGTGGAGAGGTAGGTTCTCCCTTTGAAATTGTGGCTCGTTTTTTCCAAAATGATAATGATCCTTGGGTTATCCCCAATAAATCAGAAAATTGGTTAGAGTATAAATCAGATTGGCTAAAGACTGCGAGAAATGGGATCGTTTATTTGGGGGATATTTCTCAGTATAGTCAAAAAACACAAAGTCAGTTGTTAAGTGCGATTCAAAAAAGAGATCAATTTAATACCAGATTCATTGGCTATTTATGTAAACCCTTAGAAAGTATTTACTCTGATGCAGAATTTGATTTGCAATTTATTGAAGAACTTTCTGATTCTGTTGTAACGATTCCGCCATTAAGAGAACAACTATCTGATTTGTTTTTTTTAATTAATAATATTTTGACACAGCTAGTTGAAAGTAAACAAGTTAAGATAGTTAAGTTTAATTCAGCAGCCTTAAATGTATTGACACAATATGATTGGCCAGGAAATATCGAACAATTGAAACATGTAGTCAAAAATTTAGCACTCAACGCAAAGGAAGGACTAGTTGATGCCAATCAGGTTACTTCGCTGTTAGAGCAATTCAAAAAGGAATATCAAGGAGATATGGGCTTTAATTTTGATCAGCCCTTACGTGAGCTCAGAGAAGAAGTAGAAAGAAGTTATTTTGAGTACCACATTAGACAAGAAAATAATAATATGAGTCGAGTGGCGCAACGTGTGGGCTTAGAAAGAACACATCTTTATCGTAAATTAAAACAATTAGGTGTTAATTTCTCTAAGAAAAAATAG
- the rsmD gene encoding 16S rRNA (guanine(966)-N(2))-methyltransferase RsmD, with translation MHKKKTKHHNKVRIIAGSHRSRWVKFPDTGALRPTPDMIREKVFNWLGQYLTDQKVLDLFAGSGVFAFESASRGANYVVAVESDREAYRAIKDNRKNLELFDVHPIQQNALCYLKNIEEKFDVIFLDPPYVWDEWDQLLYLLPYHLKNQGVAYIEAGHLIDFPENFEILRQGKSGKSYYYLICLSLA, from the coding sequence ATGCATAAGAAAAAAACTAAGCATCATAATAAAGTGCGCATTATAGCGGGGAGTCATCGCTCAAGGTGGGTTAAATTTCCGGATACGGGAGCGTTAAGGCCTACGCCAGATATGATTAGGGAAAAAGTTTTTAATTGGTTAGGACAGTATTTGACTGATCAGAAAGTACTAGATTTATTTGCGGGTTCTGGTGTTTTTGCTTTTGAATCAGCTTCTAGAGGGGCTAATTATGTTGTAGCGGTAGAAAGTGATCGGGAAGCTTATCGGGCAATCAAAGATAATCGTAAAAATTTAGAATTATTTGATGTACATCCTATACAACAAAATGCACTTTGTTATTTAAAAAATATAGAAGAAAAATTTGATGTGATTTTTTTGGATCCTCCTTATGTTTGGGATGAGTGGGATCAATTGTTGTATTTATTACCCTATCATTTAAAAAATCAAGGTGTTGCTTATATAGAGGCAGGGCATTTAATTGATTTTCCTGAAAATTTTGAGATACTTAGACAGGGAAAAAGTGGTAAAAGTTATTATTATCTCATTTGCTTATCTTTGGCATAA
- a CDS encoding MFS transporter, whose protein sequence is MDIKKEQVRKMIICALSGFSSGMPLFFFLNLLPVWLRSELVFVNFFDWFSMLGSNVASLKEDLLYTYIYFFSSSPYLIAPSIDLKNIGMFSLLQLPYTLKFLWAPLLDRYSPLSIGGRRGWMLVTQIALMFTMMAYAWVNPSTEMFYVIVLSLLLTFFSATQDVSIDAFRREILTDEELGLGNSIYVTIYRLAILVPGSLSLILSDLMPWPQIFIITALFMFVGIFMVFIAEEPSKIAIKSKSFQNMLVDPLVEYWERKGFRNLCFIIAFFILYKLGDSLAVSLSSIFYYDIGYSRTVIGSIAKYAQISASVIGGVVGGLLMLKIGINRALWGFGLVQITSILGFVWLASFGKFFEITMKEQIYLAIVVAYEYFGIGLGTAAFVSFMAREVNPMYAATQISLLSAIATIPRSFIGGFAGFLVEYYEYNYGYGYYYFFWTCFFLAIPGILILFKTAPWNGRTKQYIETKTEYKVS, encoded by the coding sequence ATGGATATCAAAAAAGAACAAGTTAGAAAAATGATTATTTGTGCATTGTCTGGATTTTCATCTGGAATGCCTTTGTTTTTCTTTTTAAATTTATTACCAGTTTGGTTGCGTTCTGAGCTCGTATTTGTGAACTTCTTTGATTGGTTTAGTATGCTTGGATCTAATGTTGCTTCTTTAAAAGAGGATTTATTGTATACATACATTTATTTTTTTTCTAGTAGTCCTTATTTAATTGCGCCCTCCATTGATTTGAAAAATATAGGTATGTTTAGTTTATTACAACTTCCCTATACCCTAAAATTTTTATGGGCACCATTATTAGACAGATATTCACCTTTATCTATTGGTGGTAGAAGAGGTTGGATGTTAGTGACTCAGATAGCTTTAATGTTTACCATGATGGCATATGCTTGGGTAAATCCAAGTACAGAAATGTTTTATGTAATTGTGCTTTCTCTACTACTTACTTTTTTTTCTGCAACCCAAGATGTGTCAATTGATGCATTTAGACGTGAGATTTTGACTGATGAGGAATTAGGATTAGGAAACTCTATTTATGTGACTATTTATCGATTGGCAATACTAGTGCCTGGTTCGTTATCTTTAATTTTATCTGATTTAATGCCTTGGCCTCAGATATTCATTATTACTGCACTGTTTATGTTTGTAGGCATATTTATGGTATTTATTGCAGAAGAACCGAGTAAGATAGCAATAAAATCGAAGAGTTTCCAAAATATGTTAGTTGATCCTTTAGTTGAATATTGGGAACGTAAAGGGTTTAGGAATCTTTGCTTTATTATTGCTTTTTTTATTTTGTATAAATTGGGGGATAGTTTAGCAGTTTCTTTATCTAGTATTTTTTACTACGATATTGGCTATTCTCGTACTGTAATAGGCAGCATTGCTAAGTATGCTCAAATATCTGCTTCCGTCATAGGGGGGGTTGTTGGCGGTCTTTTAATGCTTAAAATTGGGATTAATAGAGCGTTATGGGGCTTTGGACTGGTACAAATTACCTCTATTTTGGGATTTGTTTGGTTGGCCTCTTTTGGGAAATTTTTCGAAATAACGATGAAAGAACAAATTTATTTAGCTATAGTTGTGGCTTATGAATATTTTGGTATCGGGTTGGGAACCGCTGCTTTTGTTTCTTTCATGGCTAGAGAGGTTAATCCGATGTATGCAGCAACTCAAATTTCTTTGTTATCCGCAATTGCGACAATACCAAGATCGTTTATTGGTGGTTTTGCTGGATTTTTGGTTGAATATTATGAATATAATTATGGCTATGGGTATTATTATTTTTTTTGGACTTGTTTCTTTTTGGCCATTCCGGGTATATTAATATTATTTAAGACAGCACCATGGAATGGAAGAACTAAGCAATATATTGAAACAAAAACAGAGTATAAAGTGAGTTAG
- a CDS encoding glutamate-5-semialdehyde dehydrogenase has protein sequence MNAKEYIRNIAQQAKRSASLLAQLESKQKNNVLQSIAEVLEKNRNNLKKANKLDLEVAIQKNLDSALVDRLMMDDSAIDGMIASLEKIIMLPDPIGEMNDFHYQPSGILVGKMRVPLGVIGIIYESRPNVTLDAFALCFKSGNASILRGGSEVINSNKAIAHCIRTALAKNSLPDTILAFVEDTDRELVGEMLQASGLIDVIIPRGGKSLVRRISNEARIPVIKHLDGICHIYLDDEIDVQQAIEISINAKTSRYGTCNTLETLLVHEKIAGQILPLLEKEFQSKKVELRGCEKTLRVLPGINLATEDDWHTEYLAPILSIKIVSDLEAAIEHINYYGSHHTDAIVTTSYGHSRQFLREVDSASVMVNASTRFADGFEYGLGAEIGISTDKLHARGPVGLLGLTSEKWIVLGSGQIRN, from the coding sequence ATGAATGCAAAAGAATATATTAGGAATATTGCTCAACAGGCAAAGCGATCTGCCTCTTTATTGGCTCAATTAGAGTCTAAACAAAAAAATAATGTTTTGCAGAGCATTGCCGAAGTATTAGAAAAAAATAGAAATAACTTAAAAAAGGCAAATAAACTGGATTTAGAAGTAGCTATACAAAAAAATTTAGATTCTGCTTTGGTTGATCGTCTAATGATGGATGATAGCGCTATTGATGGAATGATTGCAAGTTTGGAAAAAATTATAATGTTACCCGATCCTATTGGCGAGATGAATGATTTTCACTATCAACCATCAGGTATTTTAGTAGGGAAAATGAGAGTTCCATTGGGGGTTATTGGGATTATTTATGAGTCTCGACCGAATGTGACTTTAGATGCTTTTGCATTATGTTTTAAATCAGGTAATGCTAGTATTTTGCGTGGTGGATCGGAAGTGATTAATAGTAATAAAGCAATAGCTCATTGTATTCGTACAGCGCTTGCTAAAAATAGTTTGCCTGATACTATTCTAGCATTTGTTGAAGATACGGACAGAGAGTTGGTTGGGGAAATGCTACAAGCCAGTGGTTTAATTGATGTGATTATCCCAAGAGGGGGTAAAAGTTTAGTACGAAGAATTTCTAATGAGGCAAGAATTCCTGTGATTAAACATTTAGATGGTATTTGTCATATTTATTTAGATGATGAAATAGATGTACAACAAGCCATTGAAATATCAATAAATGCTAAGACATCTCGGTATGGAACATGCAATACATTAGAGACTTTATTGGTACATGAAAAAATAGCGGGTCAGATCTTACCATTATTGGAAAAAGAATTTCAATCTAAAAAAGTTGAACTAAGAGGATGTGAGAAAACTCTAAGGGTACTGCCTGGAATTAATCTAGCGACAGAAGATGATTGGCATACTGAATATTTAGCACCAATACTGTCAATTAAAATAGTTTCAGATTTGGAGGCAGCAATTGAGCACATTAATTATTATGGTAGTCATCATACAGATGCTATTGTTACTACAAGTTATGGACATTCGAGACAATTTTTACGAGAAGTTGATTCAGCCAGTGTTATGGTTAATGCGTCTACAAGATTTGCTGATGGGTTTGAATATGGGTTGGGTGCTGAAATAGGAATTTCTACAGACAAACTACATGCTCGTGGTCCAGTTGGACTGCTAGGATTGACTTCAGAGAAATGGATTGTATTGGGCTCTGGACAAATTAGGAATTAG
- the htpX gene encoding protease HtpX produces MKRIFYYLMINIAVIAMTSLVLFVVQLAGVPIDTASMGGLLVFSIIIGFTGSVISLWISRWMALRSVDGRIIEVPQTEEEQWLVNTVACLSQEWGFKTPQVAIYHSNDPNAFATGPTKNRSLVAVSSGLLNMMTRDEVKGVLGHEIAHIGNGDMVTMTLMQGVLNTFVVFFSRIIANIVEERFELGGSAYIAVVIVLQILFGLLASLILMWYSRRREYRADVGSARHVGASKMIASLRKLDRVTQQQPLPREINAFGITGSKDSIFSTHPSIENRILALQGLKKI; encoded by the coding sequence ATGAAAAGAATATTTTATTATTTAATGATAAATATTGCTGTTATTGCAATGACATCGTTAGTTTTATTTGTTGTGCAACTAGCAGGTGTGCCAATTGATACAGCTAGTATGGGTGGTTTATTAGTTTTTTCAATTATTATAGGGTTCACTGGTTCTGTTATTTCATTATGGATATCTCGTTGGATGGCCTTGCGTTCGGTGGACGGTCGTATTATTGAAGTACCTCAAACGGAAGAAGAACAATGGTTAGTGAATACTGTTGCTTGTTTATCTCAAGAATGGGGATTCAAAACACCTCAAGTAGCTATTTATCATTCCAACGACCCAAATGCTTTTGCAACAGGTCCGACTAAAAATCGTTCTTTGGTAGCAGTTAGTAGTGGATTATTAAATATGATGACTAGAGATGAGGTAAAGGGTGTGTTAGGTCATGAAATTGCTCATATTGGCAATGGTGATATGGTAACAATGACTTTGATGCAAGGTGTTTTGAATACTTTTGTTGTATTCTTCTCTAGAATTATTGCGAATATTGTTGAGGAACGCTTTGAGTTGGGTGGTTCTGCTTATATCGCTGTGGTCATCGTTTTGCAAATTTTGTTTGGATTATTAGCGAGTTTAATTTTGATGTGGTATAGCAGACGTAGGGAGTACCGTGCTGATGTGGGTTCTGCCCGACACGTTGGTGCATCTAAAATGATAGCTTCGTTGAGAAAATTAGATAGAGTAACCCAACAACAACCGTTACCTAGAGAAATAAATGCCTTTGGTATTACAGGAAGTAAAGACTCTATATTTTCAACTCATCCTTCTATTGAAAATAGAATATTAGCTTTGCAGGGGTTAAAGAAAATTTAA